A part of Mucilaginibacter defluvii genomic DNA contains:
- a CDS encoding Ku protein — protein sequence MRSIWKGSIGFGLVSIPVKLYSAVQSSSLDLDMLDGRDHSRIKYQRVNEKTHKEVPYDKIVKGYKLDEEYIILEERDFEDAAPEKSKVIEIESFVDIADVNPMFYETSYYTEPDTKNNKAYALLMQALVKSKKAGLARFVLRSTETLCIVHPVENVLVVTKIRFGQEIRSTEDLNIADDVKVSKKELDVGLALINQYAEDFDVSKFKDEYHEELLKIIQAKAKGKRPTIKKLKPQKTKGTDLYEQLMGSLKAKKGA from the coding sequence ATGAGATCAATATGGAAAGGCTCAATAGGGTTTGGGCTGGTAAGCATTCCCGTTAAATTGTATTCGGCCGTACAAAGCAGTTCGCTTGACCTGGATATGCTCGACGGGCGCGACCACTCGCGTATAAAATACCAGCGCGTGAACGAAAAAACGCATAAGGAAGTACCCTACGATAAAATTGTAAAAGGCTACAAGCTTGACGAAGAATATATTATACTCGAAGAACGTGACTTTGAAGATGCTGCTCCCGAAAAAAGTAAGGTGATTGAAATTGAAAGTTTTGTTGACATTGCCGACGTTAACCCGATGTTCTACGAAACATCATACTACACCGAGCCCGATACCAAGAACAATAAAGCCTATGCCTTGCTGATGCAGGCATTGGTTAAATCAAAAAAAGCAGGGCTTGCCCGCTTTGTATTGCGCAGCACCGAAACCTTGTGTATAGTGCACCCGGTAGAAAATGTGTTGGTGGTAACCAAGATTCGTTTCGGGCAAGAGATACGCAGTACCGAAGACCTGAATATTGCCGATGACGTAAAGGTAAGTAAAAAGGAACTGGACGTAGGCTTAGCCCTCATCAACCAATATGCTGAAGATTTTGATGTATCAAAGTTTAAGGATGAATATCACGAGGAACTACTAAAAATCATCCAGGCTAAAGCTAAAGGAAAGCGCCCGACCATCAAAAAACTCAAGCCTCAAAAAACTAAGGGAACCGATTTGTACGAACAATTAATGGGCAGCCTTAAAGCGAAAAAAGGAGCCTAA
- a CDS encoding ferritin-like domain-containing protein: protein MATTKAKSKKAETETTEIAEESALNELFVDELKDIYWAEKHLAKALPKMAKAATSEELRAAIETHLAETENQIIRLESVFESIEEKASAKKCDAMEGLLKEGESIIEDTEDGSITRDAGLISAAQKIEHYEIASYGTLKTLAATLGYDEAVELLDATLQEEKKTDGLLTELAEAGINQNAKSEKK from the coding sequence ATGGCAACCACAAAAGCAAAATCAAAAAAAGCTGAAACCGAAACCACAGAGATCGCGGAAGAATCAGCATTGAACGAATTATTTGTTGACGAGTTAAAAGATATTTACTGGGCAGAGAAGCACCTGGCTAAGGCGCTGCCTAAAATGGCCAAAGCCGCAACATCTGAAGAGTTGCGTGCAGCTATCGAAACACACCTGGCAGAGACTGAAAACCAAATCATCCGCCTGGAGTCGGTTTTTGAATCTATTGAAGAAAAAGCCTCTGCTAAAAAATGCGACGCGATGGAAGGTTTGCTGAAAGAAGGAGAATCAATTATTGAAGATACCGAGGATGGCAGCATTACCCGTGACGCTGGGCTCATCTCAGCAGCTCAAAAAATAGAGCATTATGAAATTGCCTCATATGGTACATTGAAAACATTGGCTGCTACCTTAGGTTATGACGAGGCCGTTGAATTGCTTGACGCTACCTTACAGGAAGAAAAAAAGACTGATGGTTTATTAACCGAGCTTGCTGAAGCCGGCATTAACCAAAATGCTAAAAGCGAAAAGAAATAG
- a CDS encoding DUF4184 family protein gives MPFTAAHPAIVLPLNKAFKRYVSLTALVIGSITPDFEYFFRMQVKSVYSHTMAGLLYFDLPVGLAIFMLYSAYIKDVLISNLPMFLKRRFWSFKNHHLNEMSSKQWLIVVASLIIGAASHLFWDAFTHPTGWFVEHSDVLMKETLSVPYFKLLQHASTLVGFSVIFYNVLQLRQTSARFNTNYSKFWMAYALIFSLISLTRIAYLIIHQQPLAIGLMIVTLISAALLALLIQCLLMRFF, from the coding sequence ATGCCTTTTACAGCTGCCCACCCTGCCATTGTATTGCCTTTGAACAAGGCATTTAAAAGATACGTTTCACTTACCGCTTTAGTAATCGGGAGCATCACACCCGATTTTGAGTATTTCTTTCGTATGCAAGTCAAGTCGGTATACAGTCACACAATGGCTGGATTGCTATATTTTGATCTGCCTGTAGGGTTAGCAATATTTATGCTGTATAGTGCTTATATTAAAGATGTATTGATATCAAATCTGCCGATGTTTCTAAAGCGCCGATTTTGGTCGTTTAAAAATCATCATCTAAATGAAATGTCATCAAAGCAATGGCTTATTGTAGTTGCATCTTTAATTATCGGCGCGGCAAGTCATTTGTTTTGGGATGCATTTACTCACCCTACGGGGTGGTTTGTTGAGCATAGCGATGTTTTAATGAAAGAGACTTTAAGTGTGCCCTATTTTAAGTTGTTACAACATGCCAGCACGTTAGTTGGCTTTTCCGTTATTTTTTATAATGTGTTACAATTACGTCAAACTTCTGCTCGTTTTAACACAAACTATTCTAAATTTTGGATGGCTTATGCATTGATATTTAGCTTGATATCCTTGACAAGGATTGCTTATTTGATAATACATCAACAGCCATTAGCTATAGGATTGATGATAGTAACGTTAATATCAGCTGCGTTACTTGCCTTGCTTATTCAGTGCTTGCTAATGCGCTTTTTTTAA
- a CDS encoding lmo0937 family membrane protein, producing MRSLLYIIAVIMIIGWAIGVFAYTATGLIHALLVIAIIAFLLGIIRRDTAV from the coding sequence ATGAGATCTCTATTGTATATTATTGCTGTGATCATGATCATTGGTTGGGCAATTGGCGTATTCGCTTACACTGCAACAGGTTTAATCCACGCTTTACTGGTAATTGCTATTATAGCATTTCTACTGGGTATTATCCGCAGAGATACGGCGGTATAA
- a CDS encoding M61 family metallopeptidase: MKNFLSLVYTFLILNLMSITAEAAPVAKISYTVTFPEAQAHYVDIEMNISGLAQKTTNLKMPVWTPGSYLVREFAKNVEGFTAWNGGKEIPAGKVNKNTWRINTAGISALKVKYRVYANEISVRTAFIDASHAFLSTSGLFLYPQGMLNQPSTIKIVPYKGWTTVSTSLETVGGDQFTVTAPNYDILFDSPIEVGTQDVFGFKVGSVNYEVAMYGGGNYDKERLKVDMPKVIEQHTKIFGENPNKRYVFIVHNFQRGGGGLEHLSSTVLGASRDAYSTERGYLGFLELVSHEHFHLWNVKRLRPIALGPFDYENENYTTNLWIAEGFTAYYEAKAMRHAGLLPADGHVNTLATSLSNHDNQPGSKIQSAAESSFDAWIKFYRPNENSNNSTISYYGKGAIIAYMLDLEIINSSNGKYSLDDVMKYMYNEYYKLKRRGYTDAEFKLGLEKFAGKNLDDFYKKYVTGVELPDNALYLGYAGYKVTDELAGSNTPALGIATSAANNHIIITAVSRGSSAWVDGLNVNDEITAADGNPVTDAAAITANKKVGDKINVTVIRDGKQLMLPVTLLKSNRVKYKVEPADNATEKQLAVRKKWLNL; encoded by the coding sequence ATGAAAAATTTTCTATCATTAGTTTATACTTTTTTAATACTGAATTTAATGAGCATTACGGCCGAAGCCGCACCCGTCGCCAAGATCAGCTATACGGTTACCTTCCCTGAAGCACAGGCGCACTACGTTGATATTGAAATGAACATCAGCGGACTGGCACAAAAAACAACTAACCTCAAAATGCCGGTTTGGACACCCGGATCATACCTGGTACGCGAGTTTGCCAAAAACGTTGAAGGCTTTACCGCCTGGAACGGTGGCAAAGAAATACCGGCCGGCAAAGTAAATAAAAACACCTGGCGTATAAATACTGCCGGCATAAGCGCGCTTAAAGTGAAGTATCGCGTTTACGCTAATGAAATATCGGTACGTACGGCTTTCATTGATGCATCGCACGCATTCCTGTCAACCTCAGGTTTGTTCCTGTACCCACAGGGAATGCTTAACCAGCCATCAACCATTAAAATTGTACCTTACAAGGGCTGGACAACCGTATCAACCAGCCTGGAAACCGTAGGTGGTGACCAGTTTACCGTGACTGCGCCTAACTATGATATCTTATTTGATTCGCCGATAGAAGTAGGCACGCAGGATGTTTTCGGTTTTAAAGTGGGCAGCGTAAACTACGAGGTGGCCATGTACGGCGGCGGCAACTACGACAAGGAACGCCTTAAAGTGGATATGCCAAAAGTAATTGAGCAGCACACTAAAATATTCGGAGAAAACCCGAATAAGCGTTATGTATTCATTGTCCACAATTTTCAGCGTGGTGGCGGTGGCCTGGAGCATTTGAGTTCTACCGTATTGGGCGCCTCGCGCGATGCTTACAGTACGGAACGTGGTTATCTTGGTTTTTTAGAACTGGTATCGCACGAGCATTTTCACCTGTGGAATGTAAAACGCCTGCGCCCGATAGCGCTTGGCCCGTTTGATTATGAGAACGAGAACTATACTACCAACCTTTGGATAGCCGAGGGTTTTACCGCTTATTACGAGGCTAAGGCCATGCGCCATGCCGGTTTATTGCCAGCCGATGGCCACGTAAATACTTTGGCAACCAGCCTGAGCAATCACGATAATCAGCCGGGTAGCAAAATACAATCAGCGGCAGAGTCGAGCTTTGATGCCTGGATCAAGTTTTACCGCCCTAATGAAAACTCGAATAACTCAACTATATCCTATTACGGCAAAGGCGCCATTATTGCCTATATGCTCGATCTGGAGATCATCAATAGCTCCAACGGCAAATACTCACTGGATGATGTAATGAAATACATGTACAATGAGTATTATAAGTTAAAAAGGCGCGGTTATACCGATGCCGAGTTTAAGCTTGGCCTCGAAAAATTTGCCGGCAAAAACCTGGACGATTTTTATAAAAAGTATGTAACCGGTGTTGAATTGCCCGACAATGCGCTTTATTTAGGTTATGCCGGTTACAAAGTGACTGATGAGCTTGCCGGCAGCAACACACCCGCGTTAGGCATAGCTACTTCAGCCGCGAATAACCACATCATAATAACCGCCGTAAGCCGCGGGTCATCAGCCTGGGTTGACGGGTTAAATGTGAATGATGAAATTACAGCTGCTGACGGCAACCCGGTTACTGATGCGGCAGCTATTACCGCCAATAAAAAGGTAGGTGATAAAATAAATGTGACCGTTATTCGCGACGGTAAGCAGTTAATGTTACCTGTTACCCTGCTGAAAAGCAACCGCGTAAAATATAAAGTTGAACCGGCAGACAACGCTACAGAAAAACAGTTGGCTGTCAGAAAGAAATGGCTGAATCTGTAA
- a CDS encoding efflux RND transporter periplasmic adaptor subunit, with protein sequence MKIRYIIYTLLVLLVGYLLYNKFFGAGAAKKEGGAGGGKGSRGGGPVPVNVLLAHDTTLNTVIDITGTISANEQVNLVAQASGDVTGIYFNEGSRVKKGQLLVKIYNQDLQASLAQNNYNVTLARENENRNRQLFEKEAISKQEYQTSLASYNALKAQTDAINAQIKRTEVRAPFSGTIGLRNISPGGYISPQTPIATLINIDPAKLTFSVPEKYLSLVKVGNKVKFTTESTAKTYNATVYAIEPSVDVNSRTITVRARAANPDNELTAGSFAKISLALNQIPKTFMVPTQSVIPDIKTNYVFVVDSGMSVQREVKTGLRTDTQIEITEGLKNGDSVIVSGIIQLRQKAPVKVQKVVKK encoded by the coding sequence ATGAAGATCAGATATATCATTTATACCCTGCTGGTACTGCTGGTTGGCTATTTATTGTACAACAAATTTTTTGGCGCAGGAGCGGCAAAAAAAGAAGGCGGGGCAGGTGGAGGCAAAGGAAGCCGCGGGGGCGGCCCGGTGCCGGTTAACGTGCTGCTGGCCCATGATACCACCCTTAACACCGTTATTGATATTACCGGAACCATAAGTGCTAATGAGCAGGTTAACCTGGTAGCCCAGGCATCAGGCGATGTAACGGGCATTTATTTTAACGAGGGCAGCCGTGTTAAAAAAGGACAGTTGCTGGTAAAAATTTATAACCAGGATTTGCAGGCGTCGCTGGCGCAAAATAATTACAATGTAACGTTGGCCCGCGAGAACGAAAACCGCAACCGCCAGCTTTTTGAAAAGGAAGCTATCAGCAAACAGGAGTACCAAACCTCGCTGGCATCATACAACGCGCTCAAGGCGCAAACCGATGCGATTAATGCGCAGATAAAACGTACCGAAGTACGTGCGCCATTCTCCGGTACCATTGGTTTGCGTAATATCAGTCCGGGAGGTTATATATCCCCGCAAACGCCAATAGCTACGCTGATTAATATTGATCCGGCCAAGCTCACCTTTTCGGTGCCCGAAAAATACCTGTCGTTGGTTAAAGTGGGTAACAAAGTAAAGTTCACTACCGAAAGCACTGCAAAAACATATAACGCAACCGTTTATGCTATCGAACCATCGGTTGATGTAAACTCACGTACCATAACCGTGAGGGCGCGTGCGGCTAACCCTGATAACGAGCTTACCGCAGGCAGCTTTGCTAAAATAAGCCTGGCGCTAAACCAGATACCTAAAACCTTTATGGTGCCTACCCAAAGCGTAATTCCGGATATAAAAACAAATTACGTTTTTGTGGTGGATAGCGGTATGTCGGTACAGCGTGAAGTAAAAACCGGCTTGCGTACCGATACGCAAATAGAGATTACCGAGGGCCTGAAAAACGGCGATAGCGTAATTGTATCGGGCATTATACAGTTGAGGCAGAAAGCGCCTGTTAAAGTTCAAAAGGTGGTTAAGAAATGA
- a CDS encoding efflux RND transporter permease subunit, whose translation MSLSSISIKRPVLAAVMSVTIVIFGIVGYQYLGVRDFPSVDPPIISVSTSYSGANSDVIESQITEPLEKAINGVQGIRNISSTSSVGSSNITVEFDLDADLETAANDVRDKVSQAQRQLPQDINAPPVVTKADANADNIITLIVSSNTRNIMQINDYAENDLQEALQTIPGVSSINILGQRQYAMRLWIDPNKLTAMGLAATDISAALAQENVELPAGKLEGNNTEVTIRAIGKLRTQDDFNNMIIRADSNKVIRLRDIGYAILGSANEQTALKEDGVPKVGLGLVPQPGANYVEIADEFYRRLEQIKKDVPPDIQLKVTMDNTKFIKQSIKEVEETLILSFILVVIIIYLFFRDWLIAFRPLIDIPVSLVGTFFVMYTLGYSINILTLLGIVLATGLVVDDGIVVTENIFKKIEEGMAVRKAAFEGSKEILFAVISTSITLAAVFLPITFMQGFIGRLFREFAVVVACAVLISAFVSLSLTPMLSVIMIRKDQKKSKFYLKTEPFFEKMTSGYHETLVNFMKRKWVAVTILIASVGVAVFFLTSKTIPSELSPLEDRSMLRYNVTAVEGATYEYMTKYMDKVAQLITDSIPEANVNLEIISPSRGGAGSANSGFGRIGLVLPDERERSQQEIADWLNAKLAKMPDARALVSQEQTISGGGSGARNSLPVQYVIQNQDFEKIRKVLPDFFAEVQRSPVFQGTDVNLKFTKPELRVTTDRDRARDLGVSVADIAQTLQLYYSAGRLDYFLMNGKQYEVIAQVDRANRDQPLDMKSIYVRSARGNLVQLDNVVKVAESSAPPAMYHFNRYKSATVQAGLAPGKTIGDGLDEMDRIAKKYLDPTFSTALSGPSRDYAEGGSGILFAFGFALVLIYLVLAAQFESFLDPLIVMFTVPMALAGAMLCLWLFNQTYNIFGQIGIITLVGLVTKNGILIVEFANQRMEHGVSKYEAIVEAATSRLRPILMTSLAVILGVVPIAFALGAGAKSRVSLGIVIMGGMLFSLVLTLYVIPTMYLIMAPKKRRDPDHEPEEEPVHQPKLIENL comes from the coding sequence ATGAGTTTATCGTCAATTAGTATAAAAAGGCCGGTGCTGGCGGCCGTAATGTCGGTAACCATTGTGATATTCGGTATTGTGGGCTACCAGTATTTAGGCGTGCGCGATTTTCCTTCGGTTGATCCGCCCATTATCTCGGTATCTACCTCTTATTCTGGAGCTAACTCGGATGTTATTGAATCGCAAATTACCGAGCCGCTCGAAAAGGCTATTAACGGTGTACAGGGTATTCGTAACATCTCCTCAACCAGCTCGGTAGGATCGAGCAACATCACAGTGGAGTTTGATCTGGACGCCGACCTGGAAACCGCCGCCAACGACGTGCGCGACAAGGTATCGCAGGCGCAACGCCAGCTACCGCAGGACATTAATGCTCCGCCTGTTGTAACCAAAGCCGATGCCAATGCCGACAACATCATTACCCTGATTGTAAGCAGCAACACGCGTAACATTATGCAGATTAATGATTATGCCGAAAATGACCTTCAGGAAGCTTTACAAACCATACCCGGAGTAAGCTCTATTAACATACTCGGCCAGCGCCAGTACGCCATGCGCTTATGGATCGACCCTAACAAGCTTACTGCAATGGGGCTTGCCGCTACCGATATCAGTGCTGCCCTTGCACAGGAGAACGTGGAGCTGCCCGCCGGTAAACTGGAAGGTAATAACACCGAGGTTACCATACGCGCCATCGGCAAACTGCGCACGCAGGATGATTTTAATAACATGATCATCCGTGCCGATAGTAATAAAGTGATACGCCTGCGCGATATTGGTTACGCCATTTTAGGTTCGGCTAATGAGCAAACCGCGCTTAAAGAGGATGGCGTTCCTAAAGTAGGCCTTGGTCTGGTACCACAACCCGGAGCTAATTATGTAGAAATTGCCGACGAGTTTTACCGTCGTTTGGAGCAGATCAAAAAGGACGTGCCGCCCGATATTCAACTTAAGGTAACGATGGATAATACCAAGTTCATCAAGCAATCCATCAAAGAGGTGGAAGAGACGCTGATCCTGTCGTTCATACTGGTGGTTATCATTATCTACCTTTTCTTTCGCGACTGGCTTATCGCTTTTCGTCCGCTCATTGATATACCAGTATCATTGGTAGGTACCTTTTTTGTAATGTACACCCTTGGCTATTCCATCAATATACTTACACTGCTGGGCATTGTACTGGCAACCGGCCTGGTGGTTGATGATGGTATAGTAGTAACCGAGAATATCTTTAAAAAGATTGAAGAAGGCATGGCGGTTCGTAAAGCGGCCTTCGAGGGCTCAAAAGAAATATTGTTCGCGGTTATTTCAACTTCAATAACGCTTGCTGCAGTATTCCTCCCTATAACTTTTATGCAAGGCTTTATCGGACGGTTGTTCCGTGAGTTTGCCGTTGTGGTAGCGTGTGCAGTGTTGATATCGGCGTTTGTATCACTATCCTTAACGCCGATGTTGAGCGTGATCATGATCCGCAAGGATCAAAAAAAATCCAAATTCTACTTAAAGACAGAGCCGTTTTTTGAGAAGATGACCAGCGGATATCATGAAACGCTTGTTAATTTCATGAAGCGCAAATGGGTGGCCGTTACGATTTTAATAGCGTCGGTTGGTGTAGCTGTGTTTTTCCTCACGTCTAAAACCATTCCCTCAGAGCTGTCGCCTTTAGAAGACCGCAGCATGCTGCGCTATAACGTTACCGCAGTTGAGGGCGCTACCTATGAGTACATGACCAAGTATATGGACAAGGTGGCGCAGCTGATCACCGACTCTATCCCTGAAGCGAATGTAAACCTCGAGATCATATCCCCTTCGCGTGGCGGGGCGGGATCGGCCAACTCGGGTTTTGGCCGGATCGGTCTGGTGCTGCCTGATGAACGGGAACGATCACAGCAGGAAATCGCCGACTGGCTAAACGCCAAGCTGGCTAAAATGCCCGACGCGCGTGCTTTAGTGTCACAAGAACAAACCATAAGCGGCGGCGGTAGCGGTGCACGTAACTCGCTGCCGGTACAATACGTAATCCAGAACCAGGATTTTGAAAAGATTCGTAAGGTACTGCCCGACTTTTTTGCTGAGGTGCAGCGCAGCCCCGTTTTTCAGGGTACTGATGTTAACCTGAAATTTACCAAGCCCGAACTGCGTGTAACTACTGACCGTGACCGTGCCCGCGACCTGGGTGTCTCTGTTGCCGATATAGCGCAAACCCTGCAGCTTTATTACAGTGCCGGCCGGCTCGACTACTTTTTGATGAACGGCAAGCAGTACGAAGTAATAGCCCAGGTTGACCGTGCTAACCGCGATCAGCCGCTGGATATGAAATCCATATATGTACGTAGTGCGCGCGGCAATTTAGTGCAGTTGGATAACGTGGTAAAGGTAGCTGAGAGCTCGGCTCCGCCGGCCATGTATCACTTTAACCGTTATAAATCTGCCACGGTACAGGCGGGGCTGGCCCCGGGTAAAACCATTGGCGATGGCCTTGATGAAATGGATCGCATCGCTAAGAAATATCTTGACCCTACATTTAGTACCGCTCTTAGTGGCCCTTCAAGAGATTATGCAGAAGGCGGGTCGGGCATCCTGTTCGCGTTTGGTTTTGCGCTGGTACTTATTTACCTGGTGCTCGCCGCGCAGTTTGAAAGTTTCCTTGATCCGCTTATTGTAATGTTTACAGTGCCGATGGCGTTGGCGGGAGCTATGCTTTGCCTGTGGCTTTTCAATCAAACGTATAATATATTCGGGCAAATAGGTATCATTACCCTGGTGGGCCTGGTAACCAAAAACGGTATCCTGATAGTGGAGTTTGCCAACCAGCGTATGGAACATGGCGTATCAAAATACGAGGCCATTGTTGAGGCGGCAACCTCACGCCTGCGCCCGATATTGATGACCAGTTTGGCCGTTATTTTAGGCGTGGTACCTATTGCCTTCGCGCTGGGTGCCGGGGCAAAAAGCCGGGTTTCGTTAGGTATTGTTATTATGGGTGGCATGCTGTTCTCGCTGGTGCTCACGCTCTACGTTATACCTACCATGTACCTCATTATGGCACCTAAAAAACGCCGCGATCCTGACCATGAACCCGAAGAAGAACCCGTACATCAACCTAAACTGATAGAGAACCTGTAA
- a CDS encoding TolC family protein, with the protein MKRLGVLLLFIFCAAQLTAQQAPPKLTLQEAVELALQNNFNIKLSQNNAAIAKNNVSVGNAGMLPFVTADVTSSNSIQTTRQTRADGSVNNITNARNTGITYGVNLDWTIFDGFAMFANYDRLKELNKLGELGLRDTVQSMVANVITTYYNLISQDAQIRALNGVLATSRTQARYANDKYQVGAASRLELNTALVNANLDTANLINQIQQFRYTKIQLNQLLMRDVQTEFVVADTIIVDENLKLADIINEAQTQNPTILAGQINKRLAEISLRQVKATRYPQIAVTSGYTISDSRNPAGFARVQNARGFNYGVTASLNIFDGFNQWRRERNAKLQIQNAELNYKRTQQEIEATISNFFISYASGLELIKIGQANKDLAKRNLELSLEKYRLGNITPLEIREAQRAYLDAQSRFSAAQYQSKLAEITLKQLTNRIDIK; encoded by the coding sequence ATGAAAAGATTAGGTGTTTTACTTTTATTTATATTTTGTGCAGCCCAGTTAACTGCACAGCAAGCGCCGCCTAAGCTTACGTTACAGGAGGCTGTGGAGTTGGCGCTGCAAAATAATTTCAACATTAAGCTTTCACAAAACAATGCTGCCATAGCCAAAAATAATGTGAGCGTTGGCAATGCCGGTATGCTGCCGTTTGTTACGGCCGATGTAACCTCAAGCAACAGTATACAAACCACCCGGCAAACACGTGCCGACGGCAGCGTAAACAATATTACCAATGCCCGTAATACGGGTATTACCTATGGCGTAAACCTCGACTGGACTATTTTTGATGGCTTTGCCATGTTTGCCAATTACGACCGGTTAAAGGAGCTGAACAAATTGGGCGAGCTTGGTTTGCGCGATACGGTGCAGAGCATGGTGGCAAACGTAATAACTACTTACTATAATTTAATAAGCCAGGACGCACAGATCAGGGCTTTAAATGGTGTGCTGGCAACATCGCGCACGCAGGCTCGGTACGCCAATGACAAATACCAGGTTGGTGCGGCGTCGCGGTTGGAGCTTAATACAGCACTGGTAAATGCCAATTTAGATACCGCCAATTTAATTAACCAGATACAGCAGTTCAGGTACACAAAAATCCAACTCAACCAGTTATTAATGCGCGATGTACAAACCGAATTTGTGGTTGCTGATACCATTATTGTTGATGAAAACTTGAAGCTTGCAGACATCATTAACGAAGCGCAAACCCAAAACCCGACCATACTGGCTGGGCAAATTAACAAGCGTTTAGCTGAAATAAGTTTAAGGCAGGTAAAAGCTACCCGTTACCCGCAAATTGCCGTTACATCCGGCTATACTATTAGCGATAGCCGAAACCCGGCAGGCTTTGCCAGGGTGCAAAACGCGCGTGGCTTTAACTACGGGGTTACCGCTTCGTTAAACATTTTTGATGGCTTTAATCAGTGGCGGCGCGAGCGTAACGCCAAACTGCAAATACAAAACGCCGAATTGAACTATAAGCGAACACAGCAGGAAATCGAGGCGACCATCAGCAACTTTTTTATTAGCTATGCTTCGGGGCTTGAATTAATTAAAATAGGGCAGGCCAACAAGGATTTGGCTAAGCGCAACCTGGAGCTTTCGCTCGAAAAATACCGATTGGGCAATATTACACCGCTCGAGATACGTGAAGCACAGCGCGCTTACCTGGATGCGCAATCGCGTTTTTCGGCTGCGCAGTATCAATCAAAACTGGCCGAAATAACATTAAAGCAACTGACTAACAGGATAGATATTAAATAA
- a CDS encoding response regulator has translation MFAPFKLCLLIDDNYIDNFVTTRMLESASFAEKIVVYQSPAEAIDALRDGTVKPDVIFLDIRMPVMSGFEFLQEYDKLNIDKENIKLYMLSSSLDPTDIRKSTDNKYITQFIHKPLTFQVLEDICT, from the coding sequence ATGTTCGCCCCGTTCAAACTATGTTTATTGATTGACGATAATTACATCGATAATTTCGTTACGACCAGAATGTTAGAGTCGGCAAGCTTTGCCGAAAAGATAGTGGTTTACCAATCGCCGGCTGAAGCTATTGACGCGCTCAGGGATGGCACGGTTAAACCGGACGTGATTTTTTTGGATATACGCATGCCTGTTATGAGCGGGTTTGAGTTTTTGCAGGAATATGATAAGCTGAATATTGATAAGGAAAATATTAAGCTGTATATGCTGTCATCATCGCTCGATCCGACGGATATCCGTAAATCAACCGATAATAAATACATCACACAATTTATTCATAAGCCGCTTACCTTCCAGGTACTCGAGGATATTTGTACATGA